Below is a genomic region from Amphiura filiformis chromosome 19, Afil_fr2py, whole genome shotgun sequence.
CCTGCGCTTGGCTACCAGACGTCCCTAAAGCATTGTATCGCATTCCGTTTGACCTCATCGACATCAGGTGGTTCCAGTACATGACTCGGCTAGCTTCAAACACCAAAGGCCATGGCTCCCGCTTTAAAAATCCGCGATGAAGTTTGACAACTTGAAAGTCATACTTTCCACGCTCTATCCGGGACTAGAACAGCCTGTTAACCGACCCAGCAGCATCCTGTTTCTTTAACGCTGTCAAGATTGTGTTGAAGGCCTGCTGGCAGCAATCGCCTTGCTGAGCAGTCTTACCTACACCTGAGGAGGAGGAGCAGGAGCAGGAGCAGGACTAGCGTCTAACTCTCGTAGCTGTTTCTTGCAATTTAAGGATTCTATCTCCATTATAAATGCCTGGTGCGCTTCTGTAGCGTCTGTCTTATCCCTGCATGCTTCAGTCAGCTGCTTTATGCTGGCTACCAGGGTGTTACGTACAACGGGTTGATCCTCAAATAATTTATCCAATCAGAGATTGAAGAGTGCCTAAAGAGTTAACTGGCGAGCTTCGATCGCTCTGTTGTAacaatttttatttagttttatttaccAGCAATGTTCAGATAAACAGTTGTCTCAACTATAATGCATTTGGTACCCAAACTCTTCGCACACATTacgaatatatttaaaataatgttgAACACCAAATATCATGCAGATCGGTTCAAAAATGTGGCAATTGAAGGATTGGCATTGTTCTAATCATAAATACGTTGTTATTATTGGAATCCTCATATGCCAAAACATATAATTAGTCATCAAAAACATCTTCCTATGTccattggttcaaaagttatggcatTTTACGTAAAAAGTCTGtaatatggcggccatcttggatttctgctAATTAAGAGTATTTCTAGTggtcttattttgttttcaatgattCGTTGGCCCTTTTATGTGAGTTTTatagaatataataaatattgtatgacatttgaatgaatagatatggttaatttgtaatttttttctcaaaattggcggccattttgaaattcaaaatggaggctcTTAATGTTAATGGAAAAACTGGCAACCACCTTTTTCTTAATCAGTGATGTTTTTAGATGTGTTTAAACATGGTTGCCAAGAATCTACccaaaaatttgctttttttacaTAAGCCAACCGACtataaggcgagaaagagagaaaccctgttctacgggcgaacgaacctttcaagtagggtcggtcggtcggttggtatttaaaaaaaaaattaaataacccaaaaaatcacaaaaatctgtaaataaatttcaatttgagaaaatacaaaaaaaaaattgtcctgaaatttccgaaatttggggtcagcattcatttgtacaggaaaaatttgtttcccaaaatagaacagggttttcgtttttcgtcgaataaataaataaataaataaataaataaataaataaataaaaaaataaataaataaataaataaataaataaataaataaataaaaataaataaataaataaataaataaacattagttatgtttgtacatggggggtgctgtgcaataatcatgatcctttgatatccatgatttatccttgcacatttatagcatcgaacctccagccaatgttccttgccagtgctagccacgaaacaaggtcacaactgtagccactccttcaatgatcgccatttcagtgattgacagtgatgtaatgcaaatatggcgctagccatctggtcacgtgcgcatttatatatgcgcatttatatatacaaccgaagtctactgattaTGGTGcatgtattatcatgattatgccgTATGAAGACTACGAGTATTagacgtaggcctacataatatttgatgtaacatatctacgtatTAGTATTTTACCAACTTCTTGAAAAGgagacaaaaacatgcattttcggcatgttttctgccGGTATTTGACACCTTGAATCGTATTAAAAATGTTATAATTAGACAatgtttctttctcttttttgtaCAGCTGATGACATCAAAAGGATGGAAACTGAAAAACATGTTGAGTTGAATCGCATTTATATCTGGACTAACAGAAGATCCCTGGGAACGGTATTTCTAAAGTGTCTCAGTCAGATCCCAGATTCCCAAATTGTCAATGGTCTTTTTGCGTCTTGTTTCTTCTATGGAGAAGACCCAACATCAGAAATGCCTCAAAGCACCAAAGACAGGCGCAACAGAGAAGCAAGTAGTCATGATTTCTCAGACTTCCCATATGTTTACGAGGGTGAATCTTGTACGTATTCCTGGGCGAAAAGCCAATTAGAGGGGGACTACCCGGGCAAAAGAACCCTAATCTGCAAAGACCTTCCAATCACTTTGAGCGGAAAGCACGAGTTCATTCCTAAAGGATTTCGTCATACATTCTTAATTCGCCATCCTTATCGAATGTTTCAATCCTTGGAAAAATCTTCTATTGGCAGCTATTTTCCGACGTCCAATCTTTACGATACAATAAATATTTACTACAAGAAGCAGTTTGAGTATAAAGAACAGTATCTTGTTCTGAAATATCTCCAAGACCATCCGGAATTGGGAGATCCAAACCCAGTAGTGATTGACGCCGATGATCTTCAAAATCATCCTGCATCGATCTTGTCTCAGTATTGTGAAGCGGTTGATCTTCCTTATACGGATGATCTTCTACAATGGAAACCAGGTGATGACATAGTTAAACAATGGAAAATATCACGACAATTGGCCACAGCAGGTCTATATCATGGGTCAGGATTGTATAAATCGGCAATGGAGAGTTCGCAGTTCCTACCAACAAAGAAATTACCCGAGAGATCTGAACTTAGTAATGATGTCTTGGCATGTGTTGATATGGGGATGGCATACTATGAGAAACTGCATAGTATGCGCACAATTCGACCATGACGTATGATTTGAATCTAGTGCTTTCACAAAATTATTTCTCAGGCTTTCTAACATTTGTAAATTGAAAGTAGTCAATGTTTTACACTTCGTTATAATTATCCTTGTATTGATGTATATGTGTTTCGACTGAATCTGAATCTTTTGATATCATCAAACAATGTTCTCCGTATAATTGTGCACAAGAGTAAAATGAAGTTTGATTAATTCAGGGACTCATAACAAAGTTTAGAAAAGTGAAAATTCGTTTCCCAAGGGGTTTTGTAGAACCAAAACAAaaagttctgtagccaagaaaaaaagttctttgtagaaccttaagcttaaagaacctttaaggaaccaTTAAGAAAGAACCATCAAAGGGATGTTATAATTTAATCATCATTACATCGTTCCATGAATATATTCATGACatccttgttgttgttgttttttcattgaTTTTCCATGTTACATAAATtaatactgtaggcctaattatttaattaatgtaaaatgtgttttttgtattCTATGTTGTATATTGTTATTCATCTTTCTGTGTAACTTTGGGTGTAACTTTGGGCGCCACCAGTCAGACGTCTATAGCGTCTTTGATGGCATTCACATCTCATGTACCGGTACTTCATATTTGTATATTATGTGAGAAGGaaacaaataaaattgaattctAAGTATATTTAGAACAGTAAAAACGATCCTTTCTCCAAGAAAAATGATTTTtgttatttagtaggcctacagggtTAACACTATatcttaaggggctgtgcaataattatcagccccgaacggctcgccaaaatcgcttgccccccctctcggcccgccaaaaatcgcttgcccccccctctcggcctgccaaaaattctttgcccccccccccttgaacatgccaaatttttgggatcccaaattccaaactttaaatgtgacgtgtcatgtcaaaaggagacacttttgggcaggatcgtaaatggagaaatagccaaaaatctgctggtgggtgattttttcacaatttgggtttgttgctcatttgtgatgttattaatgttaaaaatattgtctgataatttcagaccggaatgtaactggcatcttgcattttttgagacatttttcaagttaattccctctcaacattgtcaataatatttttaaaggccgatatctcaatttccaattttataataccataacttccgaactcaatatctttgcttaggaatgtccaaattcatttgggaaaacggcgttgtggagcaaaatatctctatatttaagatatgtaaaaacctcaaaattcataacctgcccaaaagtgtctccttttgacatgacacgtcacaaatggtctagatgtatgttgcgagcgcagcgagcaggaaaatttgcatatttaagcgtttccgtaccgttttcctaagcctttttaaagcattttattaaaaaggcgccctgtgaatgcgtgccaaaaatcgcttgccccccctctcggcttgccaaaaattgcttgcccccccctttcgtctcgccaaaaatttcttgtccccccccccattttaattttaccctcccccagggctcataattattgcacagcccctaaggtggtattggaggcattatggaagtgctctatttcgttttaaacagattaattgtgTAGAGCAAAGCACGCTtatcaataggcatatgccttttgtttgaagcaaatcggacatacggttttcaaaatatcaatttacattttctttgtatcagattgtttttatcaattatcaataaagttaatgagctaaagtGACTGGAGATGCTCATTAACATAtactttttgccaatattttgttaaaaatccatgcataaatgttcagggtaggcctacttttattttgcatacttttgccttgaaacttggtcgaAGTCTTTTTATTATTGCatattgcataattaattagcatttatgcaaattagcccattaattatgcaaatatacaaattagagggcggcttcactatgtaatacattagaacaaGTTTCAGGGCAAAGTACCGATATGCAAATAAtgacaaaaattacatattaattctttattaagggggtactgcacccattgcttttttttttgcattttttgcattttgtgaacaaattacaaaaaaaaaatttggacaaagtggtatgcaaaatgaaggggcaaatcttctcgttttattggtggcatcggtatcaacgtagctcacatgcttttaaaagtagaagccaaaaggtggtacatctgatgatttaaattcacttcattttggaaagcttactatcaacggatttcgttaaaattttggatatgtgttgctaacacattagggaaataaagttgatatgtaaaatgggaataagtggttcctgatttctcttatgacttcatgaacttggtgctccacaactatcaaaaaggaactggttaaaatgcttctattttcaatgttgagctatattttgtatttttaacttgtgaCATTATTTccctgaaacttaattaagccacaggtaacaggttaccacaaccatactacagcaatgttgaaaaaattgtatttcttgtcacctataccaccatattgggtagttttccgtaagcttaacttttgtgattttggtatctattttatatttatttgtgaaatccatctcaactaggcattctaaattgtactcaccatttacatcccataTTAGTAtgtccaccttgcacttctcgatatatatccagttaaagacagaatatcaaaattatgcctcattatgatatcagactctcacatgtgtattcaaaattgatgcttaaatttgacctgaaccaattgacctataacctgacatacggtgacctaatagccttttcttctcctaacaacacattatagtattttaaaaattgactaatgactatgcatccattgtgtaagtgtttatttaatttattcagtgttatatattttgcatgcaccactagattttctatagagagtataacaaaggatttaatgtattctattcatgtaccctacttgaacatgttgaatagaatcaattatggtttgttatgaaacacgcatctgagttactaggatacagtaaacaaaaaatatatagggctaaaatgacttactaaaatggtttaaaagcactttgtaggcctatgtagatatattttataagttcaggacatgaggtgatgaacatatttatgtaggcctacttcataaatttgcaacaaaaaaaaaagaagaggggtactgatgaaaatcagggtattattcccccttaaagacattggtgctaccaaaatataaaaatatacgtatttcaatgggagtcccggtaaacataggtcggtagtgcaaacaagtgggtgtcccttgggagcaagatgagtagccatgattgtttattataattaaattaaaagatatgcaattggtaaatgttcagaatatcacaaaattgtgcatcttgatctggtcacaaagtttggctcccaaaactaatccgcgtacggacatggtaaggaggcattcgtgcaagctgaaaataagggtggcgctgttcaggtccccgtagcttaaaagttagtcaccaaaatatgaaaaatggttttatatggggtagaaaaacaaacttactttcatgtatatttaggcctacacgtatttcaatgggagtttatttagtggtgtgcgcccttcagcCTAGTAACAGACAGCTCGTAGGCAATGCAGTGATGTTACTAAGTTATAGTGTTCTCTTTGAATTTACAAAATTACGTCCTGGTTTTATGGTTCCCAGTCAGTCACAGCGCACCTTCTACACGTACGTGTGAGTACTTAACCGCATccaactgaaaattgaatactaAACATGTTGACAGCCTGCCTCAGGTAAGCTTATTATAATTTATAGCATGTATATAATAgggtattgctgtctggtaagcaggtacgaattgagacgtcgtgaattgagacgtcggagccggtcaaacacagaggactagcctacatcccgtatcctactatcactcaaacaagcaaatctcttcacgaattcactcaccttgcgatcctacatcatcagttgaaacaaacatctaagtttccaaaaacaactttgtcattcctcaaaactacaagtaacttcattaataaaaaattgaaatcataataTTACCTGTTATTGAAAATTGTGTTCGAtctatgtgaaccaaaagaacgcacgagtcgagttcagttaataccaaaatggtagctcctgcctcctggtcacctccgatatgacgtcagtatcaagctgcttattaaacggtggatcggattggttgaaatcaacgccacgtttttgaccttacaggggtcagagatattcatatattcatgtatgaaaacagcgatgcggatatagtatcatcaccggaactgagaattgcgacattttcgatgtttgtaccggggaatttcagacacggagactccgcgaAGATTTCgccaaattcgtccaaaggtaaccaaagggttggggatcgcatttttaactatcactaaatgtttcggaattgaggtcggctaaaaagtagacagtttcgggactgtaattggtgtagatgtcacattttgaacagtgagcgataagtgaccaatttgatgctcagcacaagtgactatctttactcagggtaatACTAGGGCAGCCATAGGTATAGCATGATACCTGGTCacatgtacccatacctagtgtaGATTATAGGCTAAGGCATGTTCATAACATTTCAATTTCACCTAAAATTGTTTTCATCGAAAAGAGAATCATTCAACTTAGAAAATTAGGGGCAATCATATCTGTAGGCCAACAATTGGCAACATTGAATATCATACTGGCATTTCTTTTAACGGAATACTGCTAGCTGCTCGcctcaaacatgcaaatttgtaCGGCCCTATGAAATCTATGGCACTAGCAAATTATGATTTTCACACAGTTGGCTCAAAGTAGTCTCTTCGCAGCCAGTTTGTTAAATAAAAAAGGCCTTCTCCTTTTTTTCCAGGTATCATAGTGTATACATGCAAATACAGACCAAATAAgggttttgcacaatttttccaaaaaaattactgcagatgtaataaattgctaaattttaaaaaatgggtcatttgatAAAAATGTGCTAATGTTTCATGAAAGGTGGCTATCATATTCAgttgatcatcagcttttcatcccagccacatacacttattataacattagatttagaaagtttacttcgaggactgttaaatatcaaaaatatcaatttttaatcatttgccataaaatgcgtaaaattatttgatatcagaaggagattctttgtattcagaatgcaatttgatgtctgatgtgctctcatgtcccacaaaaatactgtccaaacattcatataACCCCCAGTCTGTCCATTTCTCTTGGGGCTGGAGACCTTCTTGAGGGAAGTAGCGGTACAGGAAGAGcggtgtttattttattatttgatgtTATGAGAAAGACGCCATTTTGATTTCTGTTGGTGTTCAGACTTCAGAATAGGGTTGAAGTGCACATCATATCGGATTTGAACATTTGGATGATTTCCTTTGATCATTTTAATGCTTTAACTCAATTATTTAGATCATTTTACACTTCAATCATTTGGGTGATTTACTTTGATTATTTGCATGATTTAAATTTACTTGGTTCCATCCTCACTCACATGAAGGCCTCACTACCCACGGCCAGGGAATTGTCTGCTTTTGTCACAAGGCAGACTTTTATCTATTTCTCACAATCCCTGGTCTGGGACAATAGCTATAGTGTAATTTCTTTTTGGGTTTTAGCACTATTAATGTCAGTGATTGATTGATACTGTAGTGCCTTGGACCCCGCCAAATGATATTGATTAAAATGTGTTTCAAATTCTGTCGCACTACGGTATATTTGGCTTTGGCCCCATGCACTGCAGTGTGTACAAAAACAGTAGAATCTTTTTAAGTTAACCGGAAACAAACATCCACAGAAATTTAACACTGTAATTTTCTTCATAGGCAGTGTTAAAAACACATTCACAGAtttggtgagggggagggggtcaaCTTTCAAAatgacacattaaaaaaaattctgggaTCAGATTATTTTTCACTGGCTCTTTCACTAATCCAATCCAATCCAGTAAACATACTGTTCTGTGAGTGTAATAGGGTTTATGTCATTTCTGTGATATTACTGTCTTGTTGGAAGCTCATGCAGTCATACTAATGATGCTAGATtaaatagtcaaatttaagtaATCTTCAACGCCAGTAAAATGTATAGTTGTGATTGTAGTCCCAGCAGGGGTATGTAGGCAATTAATGATAATATACCTCTGTATGATATGATCTCAAATATAACTTGTAAAGTAGGGACACCATAAACTCCAAATCTGTGAATACCTTTAAGTAGATTCATCTAGCTTAATCCATGGAATTACTtctaaaaaaaattctttttacagatttatattttctttcttatttcAGAGCCATGAACACTAGATACCAATGGCAGCATTTACATGGCCGGACACGTCAAGTGCAACTTGAGTCAAATAATGCGAATAGCTTTCAACCATACAGATGCATCTACTGTAGACGATTTTACAGTGATTTCACATATTATGGGGAACATGTGGCAAGACATAAAGCGAAAGCACATAGGTACTGGTTCAGCTGTCAACAGACTGAGATTATAcctgaaaggattcataccaaagtgAAACTgcaccaatgtaaatattgcgacAATAGGTTCTCTTGTCCAAGTGCACATAATACACATGAAAgggttcacaccaaagagaaaccataccaatgtaaatattgtgaaaagacgtTCTCACAGTCAGGTagcaagactgtacatgaaaggattcacaccaaagagaaaccataccaatgtaaatattgtgaaaagacttttgCAAAACCATGCCTCAAGACtagccatgaaaggattcacaccaaagaaaaaccataccaatgtaaatattgtgacaagACGTTCTCACGGGCAGATTataagactgtacatgaaaggtcgcacaccaaagagaaaccataccaatgtaaatattgtgaaaaggctTTCTCATATACGGGTAACAGGActagtcatgaaaggattcacaccaaagagaaaacatacaaatgtaaatattgtgagaAGACATTCTCACGAGGAGGTCACAAGACTAGCCATGAAAGAATTCACACCATGGAGAAACCCtacaaatgtaaatattgtgaaaagactttctcacaggTAGGTACCAAgattaaacatgaaaggattcacagtAAAGAAAAgccatatcaatgtaaatattgcgaaaagactttctcacaggCAGGAAGCAAgattaaacatgaaaggattcacaccaaagagaaaccttaccaatgtaaatattgtgaaaagactttctcaaatACAAGTCACAAGACtagccatgaaaggattcacaccaaagaaaaacgaTACCAATGTaattattgtgaaaagactttctcacaggTAGGTACCAAGTAtaaccatgaaaggattcacagtAAAGAAAAgccatatcaatgtaaatattgtgaaaagactttctcacaggCAGGAagcaagactagacatgaaaggattcacaccaaagagaaaccttaccaatgtaaatattgtgaaaagactttctcaaatACAAGTCACAAGActagtcatgaaaggattcacaccaaagaaaacccatatcaatgtaaatattgtgaaaagacgtTTTCACAGACAGGTAACAAGaataaacatgaaaggattcacaccacaGAAAAActataccaatgtaaatattgtgaaatgacGTTTTCACAAGCAGGTGACAaaactagacatgaaaggattcacaccaaacagaaaacataccaatgtaaatattgtgaaaagacatTCTCACAGGCAGGAGGCAAGACtggacatgaaaggattcacaccaaagagaaaccataccaatgtaaatattgtgaaaagactttctcacaggCAGGAagcaagactagacatgaaaggattcacaccaacgAAAAACTATACCAGtgcaaatattgtgaaaagacgtTCTCACAAGCAGACTACAAAACCAGCcacgaaaggattcacaccaaagaaagcccatatcaatgtaaatattgtgaaaagtctTTCTCAAATAAAGATGGcaagactaaacatgaaaggattcacaccaaagaaaaaccatatcaatgtaaatattgtgaaaagacgtTTTCACAGGCAGGAAGCaagaatagacatgaaaggattcacatcaAAGAGAAAGGAATGTTAATATTGTGAAGAGTTCCTCGAATACAAGTAACAAGATTAGACATGAAagtattcacaccaaagagaaagcATACCAAtgcaaatattgtgaaaagacaaAACTAGACATGAAAGAATCCACACCAAAGATAGACCAAGTAGCAAGATTAGACATGAAACGATTAACACCAAAGAGAAAACCATACTCTCTTAAATAGGAAGCCCCACTTGCCCAGTTCTCTACAGAAGAACTGAcgatacacctgttactttgatgacagacagaacagaatttacatggatacattttaaccttgactaattccccaaggaacttgaaccaaaagtggggctttcactttaaaCGAACTACTCATTTTTCAATTATAGAAACTTTTCACATTTTATGGAGACATAATAGATTTCCCTTCAAAATGACTCATTAAAATGACATGACGAGGTTGCTCACCGTAGTCATTCACCAAACTCAATTGAATGTAACACAAAAGTGTTAGAGTTTCTCTCTCTTGGGTACATGGATTATAGAATGAATAGATTCTAGT
It encodes:
- the LOC140140458 gene encoding uncharacterized protein, with protein sequence METEKHVELNRIYIWTNRRSLGTVFLKCLSQIPDSQIVNGLFASCFFYGEDPTSEMPQSTKDRRNREASSHDFSDFPYVYEGESCTYSWAKSQLEGDYPGKRTLICKDLPITLSGKHEFIPKGFRHTFLIRHPYRMFQSLEKSSIGSYFPTSNLYDTINIYYKKQFEYKEQYLVLKYLQDHPELGDPNPVVIDADDLQNHPASILSQYCEAVDLPYTDDLLQWKPGDDIVKQWKISRQLATAGLYHGSGLYKSAMESSQFLPTKKLPERSELSNDVLACVDMGMAYYEKLHSMRTIRP
- the LOC140141103 gene encoding uncharacterized protein, whose amino-acid sequence is MLTACLRAMNTRYQWQHLHGRTRQVQLESNNANSFQPYRCIYCRRFYSDFTYYGEHVARHKAKAHRYWFSCQQTEIIPERIHTKVKLHQCKYCDNRFSCPSAHNTHERVHTKEKPYQCKYCEKTFSQSGSKTVHERIHTKEKPYQCKYCEKTFAKPCLKTSHERIHTKEKPYQCKYCDKTFSRADYKTVHERSHTKEKPYQCKYCEKAFSYTGNRTSHERIHTKEKTYKCKYCEKTFSRGGHKTSHERIHTMEKPYKCKYCEKTFSQVGTKIKHERIHSKEKPYQCKYCEKTFSQAGSKIKHERIHTKEKPYQCKYCEKTFSNTSHKTSHERIHTKEKRYQCNYCEKTFSQVGTKYNHERIHSKEKPYQCKYCEKTFSQAGSKTRHERIHTKEKPYQCKYCEKTFSNTSHKTSHERIHTKENPYQCKYCEKTFSQTGNKNKHERIHTTEKLYQCKYCEMTFSQAGDKTRHERIHTKQKTYQCKYCEKTFSQAGGKTGHERIHTKEKPYQCKYCEKTFSQAGSKTRHERIHTNEKLYQCKYCEKTFSQADYKTSHERIHTKESPYQCKYCEKSFSNKDGKTKHERIHTKEKPYQCKYCEKTFSQAGSKNRHERIHIKEKGMLIL